Within Elusimicrobiota bacterium, the genomic segment CCGGTGAAAAACTTGGGTTTCTCCCGGGAGATTTTTCTGATAAAGTAGATCCGTATCTTCGCCCGTTGTATGACGCGTTGTATGCTATGATTGGCCCGGACCGGTTTCAGCAATTACGTGAAGAAAATATTATTGAAATCGTACCTTTGGCGTATATGCGCGGACGTACGCTAGACGATGCGTTTATCGTACTGGATGAAGCGCAAAATACTACAATCGGACAAATGAAGATGTTCCTCACCCGTACAGGGTTTAACTCACAGGTAGTCGTAACAGGCGATATCACACAGATAGATCT encodes:
- a CDS encoding PhoH family protein, producing GEKLGFLPGDFSDKVDPYLRPLYDALYAMIGPDRFQQLREENIIEIVPLAYMRGRTLDDAFIVLDEAQNTTIGQMKMFLTRTGFNSQVVVTGDITQIDLPNKSASGLVVVQKVLSKIPGIVFVEFKDTDIVRHKLVKDIIRAFAKYENAGNSDGENG